In Mytilus trossulus isolate FHL-02 chromosome 14, PNRI_Mtr1.1.1.hap1, whole genome shotgun sequence, a genomic segment contains:
- the LOC134697916 gene encoding uncharacterized protein LOC134697916, producing MCKYVVGTENHVKTIRLMNTICDNLSSDDIKVIITSGSFGEGLQMIGSDLDLMFVLKDIEVHDSRTPIVFSRSKTNFSMMTEGTKPGFVMLQLIGSPHPLFCKKCRMDNYLSNVLFKQTFLNELGPFVHGPCISDIHGLFDMAPSLHSKSWFKAASGWIVRSNSAWPNENTKQLIIDHGVLFVPIGAKGSPHEEFEWRISFSVAEKLLIYTFSHTQLLCYALMKILLKDVINTDSRCTNLLCSYYLKTIIFWISEEIQPSAWTPANLIPCFMRCFRRLIYCVQYQVCPHYFIPENNMFENKIEGLARTNLIHTLHVFNKRRIGIPVSVYVSKYSRSRNHVDTNRLMHTVRDYLASVGTTVNITDGSFGEGLDMRGSDIDNMFVFSTDGDVFSFQIKYPMLSVFQPTFKIIKVS from the exons ATGTGTAAATACGTAGTTGGAACAGAAAATCACGTTAAAACCATAAGACTGATGAACACAATTTGTGATAATCTTTCCAGTGACGACATAAAAGTGATTATTACAAGCGGAAGTTTTGGTGAAGGACTGCAGATGATCGGTAGTGATCTAGATCTTATGTTTGTCTTAAAGGACATCGAGGTTCACGATAGCAGAACGCCTATTGTTTTTAGTCgttcaaaaacaaatttctcAATGATGACAGAAGGTACAAAACCAGGTTTTGTTATGTTGCAACTTATCGGTAGTCCTCATCCCCTCTTTTGTAAAAAATGCAGGATGGACAATTATCTTTCAAATGTCTTattcaaacaaacatttttaaacgaGTTAGGTCCCTTTGTACATGGACCTTGCATATCCGATATTCATGGTCTTTTTGACATGGCTCCTAGCCTCCATAGTAAATCTTGGTTTAAAGCCGCATCAGGATGGATTGTGAGATCAAATAGTGCATGGCCAAATGAAAACACAAAACAGTTGATCATTGATCACGGTGTGCTGTTTGTACCAATCGGTGCTAAAGGATCACCACACGAGGAATTTGAATGGCGAATTTCATTTTCAGTTGCTGAAAAACTTCTTATTTATACGTTCAGTCATACGCAGTTACTTTGCTACGCACTCATGAAAATTCTTTTAAAGGATGTAATAAATACTGATAGTAGATGTACAAATTTATTGTGTTCCTATTACTTGAAGACAATTATATTTTGGATATCAGAAGAGATACAACCGTCTGCATGGACACCTGctaatttgattccttgttttATGAGATGTTTCCGTCGGCTGATTTATTGTGTGCAGTATCAAGTTTGTCCACATTATTTTATTCCAGAAAATAATATGTTTGAGAATAAGATAGAAGGATTAGCTAGGACTAATTTAATACATACACTTCATGT atttaaCAAAAGACGTATCGGTATCCCTGTATCAGTATATGTGTCAAAATATAGTAGGTCCAGAAATCACGTGGACACAAATAGATTGATGCATACAGTTCGTGATTATTTAGCTAGTGTtggtacaacagtcaacattacCGATGGAAGTTTTGGTGAAGGTCTCGATATGCGTGGAAGTGATATAGATAATATGTTTGTGTTTAG TACAGATGGCGATGTATTCAGTTTTCAGATCAAATATCCAATGCTGAGTGTTTTTCAGCCAACTTTCAAAATCATCAAAGTATCGTGA